A genomic window from Candidatus Krumholzibacteriia bacterium includes:
- a CDS encoding C25 family cysteine peptidase, producing MKSILSGILLLTSLFSPVYAGEWLHEESLAAHEILISQDRDGSGLEFPSSLCLEAPGSPALPGRILRIPLPEGQRLSSFRYELPAASLIMGDLPLPGLRSDQGDFAGPAEGIPEGSLVLLSQPGRRGIREAHFYWRPLKIESGQLSLDPELRLYLTSEADPEPPLPVLRADRGVELFFQPSDRPGLDGSAVDALILTNEEMLPAFEILADWHLERGSRTVVRSLEWVAENYPPGADPAENLRIFLQDAYQFWGIHSLLIGGDTSEIPVRYSTIRIAWEEKEVPTDLYYSCLDGNWNGDGDEHWGEGFSSASNPGDDADFLPELLVGRVPVSSFSDAESYVSKLLAYRESPPDADFQDQILFFAEVLFPKTWYSGLPILTDGADFPVKIIENYLEDDLNYTCLFENYQDSVSVWQSIPLDPLPVELTVEAAVDSMSTGHFALVDQNGHGFRNNMSVGDGNITLSHAQNLTNPNGFHITLMNCTSTAFDYDCLGENFLRNPDGGAVSVFGTTRESFPSYTEPYYKRFYDMLFSGQVSNAGKVFDSIRWEMAASAQGNSYFRWTYLIVTYLGDPLMDPWCGEPLEYNVTAPAEIWVGDSLLDFHVDDSLGSASSKVRITLQQGDDLWVSGTTDAAGDLTLPVFLPSEGNLELCAWGHNGVLLRDTLTVLPSEDAELNLATWSFSDDLALDPANDGDGLADAGEVLSLNLLLENAGGSDASGLTIGISSSHDSLQVLQSEELLGELPSGATVSSTTLQIRSAVGLEDGSRLALLLSLSASDLPTRQDTLFLSFQAPELRCSGWTLDDSGDGILDPGESFRAIPRLVNVGQGETTSLSLHLEALEPGVSVEEGSLNLVSLSLLEEGEAGPGFLLSLDDPEAGIPALFTVMDEMGRVFQDTLDFMPPDPPGQPVSAVSTESGRIDLSWDASQSEDVASYHVYLALEGDPAFSRYTLLPVEYRGMAVRNLPENSLLQFTVTALDSSGFESLPSDTLQTSTNPAQLAGFPHILGQSCGSSVALGNISGDEAPELVVASDYLYAWFANGDEVLDGDNSTGTTGVLTQAANDVAGSVTLAPLLGTETLQIVVAARGSSPPGLKAIYAFDGEGNVLPGWPRETEDWIWGNLLAEDLDGDGDLEIAGVDNDGIVYAFHHDGSELVDGDADPSSIGVLARGIGAWSIGSPAAADLNGDGAKELLISSRDNLLHAFQSDGSEASGFPVSGSLSSRSPLVVADLMGDGAPEILFLSASNALHAIGFDGVEMAGFPLSYPNDFGSTGPSPVPVDLDGDGVMEIFLPRIVSENEETHLHLIDLSGNEQPGWPIILETSMQSSPVVGDIDGDGSLEFIIGSEDGTVFGFNVDGSIQPGFPIKVGGEVRGAPALGDLDSDGDVDLILASWNRGVFAWDFEGRFDLENFPWPTQSGNYRRTGRLGDADSFDKTPPQLSLAVFQNPYLDQYLDLYVTADEDLKVESVELLAGVDTLEVHAVSGEGGLYRADYELTDEGLLHLETCAEDLFGNAACGELEFSSSFVLASEGVHLRDGMASLLIEPGSLSQDRWCLMVQEDCEGLLARKLLIPGSAEAWLELSWSGELEDPGNLVIQGPGGEVLETYVDPRKQTAGARILGGGIYELLREDEAESHLLDPSFLKISQNYPNPFNPATRVDFELRSHQRVRADLFDLRGRRLRVLLDETLSPGQHTLRWDGRDERGREMSSGLYFLRIRSEQKTRSLKMLLIR from the coding sequence ATGAAGAGCATCCTGAGTGGCATACTCCTGCTAACTTCCCTCTTTTCCCCCGTTTATGCGGGGGAATGGCTTCATGAGGAGAGCCTCGCCGCCCATGAAATCCTGATTTCGCAGGACAGGGATGGGAGCGGGCTGGAGTTTCCTTCCTCCCTTTGTCTGGAGGCTCCCGGATCTCCCGCTCTTCCTGGCCGAATCCTCAGGATTCCCCTGCCGGAAGGACAGCGTCTTTCTTCCTTTCGCTATGAACTTCCGGCCGCCTCCCTGATTATGGGAGACTTGCCCCTGCCCGGACTTCGATCCGATCAGGGCGACTTCGCCGGGCCTGCTGAAGGGATCCCGGAGGGAAGCCTTGTTCTGCTCTCCCAGCCCGGTCGCCGGGGCATCCGGGAGGCTCATTTCTACTGGCGCCCCCTGAAGATCGAGTCGGGTCAACTGAGCCTTGATCCGGAGCTTCGACTGTATCTCACGAGCGAGGCGGATCCCGAACCCCCGCTACCGGTTCTTCGGGCTGATCGGGGAGTAGAACTGTTTTTTCAGCCTTCGGATCGTCCCGGTCTGGATGGCTCTGCCGTCGATGCCCTGATCCTCACCAATGAGGAAATGTTGCCGGCCTTTGAGATTCTCGCGGACTGGCACCTTGAGCGCGGAAGCAGAACCGTCGTGAGAAGCCTCGAATGGGTGGCAGAGAACTATCCGCCGGGAGCAGATCCCGCCGAGAATCTCCGCATTTTCCTTCAGGATGCCTATCAGTTCTGGGGAATTCACTCCCTGCTCATTGGTGGCGATACTTCCGAGATCCCCGTGCGTTACTCCACGATTCGCATTGCCTGGGAAGAGAAGGAGGTTCCGACAGACCTCTACTATTCCTGTCTGGATGGAAACTGGAATGGCGATGGCGATGAGCACTGGGGGGAGGGCTTCAGTTCCGCATCCAATCCCGGCGATGATGCCGACTTCCTGCCGGAACTTCTCGTGGGACGCGTCCCGGTGAGTTCCTTCTCCGATGCCGAGAGTTACGTCAGCAAGCTCCTTGCTTATCGGGAAAGCCCCCCGGATGCGGACTTCCAGGACCAAATACTGTTCTTTGCGGAAGTTCTCTTCCCGAAAACCTGGTACTCGGGGCTCCCCATCCTGACTGATGGAGCAGACTTTCCCGTGAAGATCATCGAGAACTATCTCGAGGATGATCTGAACTACACCTGTCTCTTCGAGAACTACCAGGACAGCGTTTCCGTCTGGCAGTCCATCCCTCTTGATCCTCTGCCAGTGGAACTCACCGTGGAAGCTGCGGTGGATTCCATGAGCACGGGTCACTTCGCCCTCGTGGACCAGAACGGGCATGGCTTCCGCAACAACATGTCCGTAGGCGACGGGAACATCACCCTCTCCCATGCCCAGAATCTGACGAATCCGAACGGATTCCATATCACCCTGATGAACTGTACTTCCACGGCCTTCGACTACGACTGCCTCGGAGAGAACTTCCTGCGCAATCCAGATGGAGGCGCGGTGTCGGTTTTCGGAACGACCCGGGAGAGTTTTCCTTCCTATACGGAGCCATACTACAAACGGTTTTACGATATGCTCTTCAGCGGGCAGGTTTCCAACGCCGGCAAGGTTTTCGACTCCATCCGCTGGGAGATGGCCGCCTCCGCCCAGGGCAACAGTTACTTCCGCTGGACCTACCTGATCGTCACCTATCTGGGCGACCCGCTCATGGATCCCTGGTGTGGGGAGCCTCTGGAGTACAATGTGACGGCACCTGCAGAGATCTGGGTGGGGGACTCTCTTCTCGACTTTCATGTGGATGACTCTCTTGGCTCTGCCTCCTCGAAGGTTCGCATCACCCTTCAACAGGGAGACGATCTTTGGGTGAGTGGCACGACCGATGCTGCGGGGGATCTTACTCTCCCCGTCTTTCTTCCCTCCGAGGGAAACCTGGAGCTCTGCGCCTGGGGGCACAACGGAGTACTGCTTCGCGATACCCTCACGGTTCTTCCCTCCGAAGATGCCGAGCTTAATCTTGCGACCTGGTCCTTCAGTGATGATTTGGCTCTGGACCCAGCCAATGATGGCGATGGCCTGGCGGATGCCGGGGAAGTCCTGTCCCTCAACCTGCTTCTGGAGAATGCGGGAGGAAGCGATGCCAGCGGGCTAACGATTGGCATTTCCTCCAGCCATGATTCCCTTCAGGTCCTGCAGTCCGAGGAGCTTCTGGGAGAGTTGCCCTCGGGGGCCACGGTTTCCTCGACCACGCTTCAGATTCGCTCTGCTGTCGGTCTGGAAGACGGGAGTCGTCTTGCTCTGCTGCTGAGCCTCTCCGCAAGTGATCTGCCCACGAGGCAGGATACCCTGTTCCTCAGCTTCCAGGCACCGGAGTTGCGTTGTAGTGGCTGGACTCTTGATGATAGCGGCGATGGAATTCTTGATCCCGGGGAATCCTTCCGGGCGATTCCCCGTCTGGTCAATGTCGGACAGGGTGAGACCACTTCCCTGTCTCTTCATCTGGAGGCTCTGGAACCGGGAGTGTCGGTGGAGGAGGGCAGCCTGAATCTCGTCTCGCTGTCTCTGTTGGAAGAGGGGGAAGCCGGGCCTGGTTTTCTTCTTTCACTCGATGACCCGGAGGCTGGAATCCCCGCCCTGTTTACGGTCATGGACGAGATGGGCCGAGTCTTCCAGGACACGCTGGATTTCATGCCCCCGGATCCTCCCGGGCAACCGGTTTCTGCCGTGAGTACGGAATCCGGGAGAATCGATCTTAGTTGGGACGCCTCCCAGTCCGAAGATGTTGCCTCCTATCATGTCTACCTGGCCCTCGAAGGAGATCCGGCCTTTAGCCGCTACACGCTTCTTCCCGTGGAGTATCGGGGGATGGCCGTGCGAAACCTGCCCGAGAACAGCCTCCTTCAGTTTACTGTCACGGCTCTCGATTCTTCGGGCTTTGAAAGCCTGCCCAGCGACACTCTGCAGACTTCCACCAACCCTGCACAGCTTGCCGGCTTCCCCCATATTCTGGGGCAGTCCTGCGGCAGCTCGGTTGCTTTGGGAAACATCAGCGGTGATGAGGCTCCGGAACTGGTCGTTGCCTCGGACTATCTCTACGCCTGGTTCGCCAATGGGGATGAGGTTCTCGATGGAGACAATTCGACGGGCACGACGGGAGTTCTCACTCAGGCGGCCAATGATGTCGCAGGATCGGTGACTCTGGCACCGCTTTTGGGCACGGAGACTCTTCAGATTGTGGTCGCTGCCCGAGGCTCCAGTCCCCCGGGCCTGAAGGCCATCTATGCCTTTGATGGGGAAGGCAATGTCCTGCCCGGCTGGCCCCGGGAAACCGAGGACTGGATCTGGGGCAACCTGCTTGCTGAAGATCTGGACGGGGACGGGGATCTGGAGATCGCAGGAGTCGACAACGATGGAATTGTCTATGCCTTCCATCACGATGGCAGTGAATTGGTCGATGGAGATGCGGATCCTTCGAGCATCGGAGTCCTTGCCCGCGGTATCGGAGCCTGGAGTATCGGCAGTCCTGCAGCTGCCGATCTGAATGGGGATGGTGCGAAGGAACTGCTCATCTCCTCCCGGGACAACTTGCTTCATGCCTTCCAGTCAGACGGCAGTGAGGCCAGCGGATTTCCTGTCAGTGGCAGTCTCTCTTCGAGAAGTCCCCTGGTCGTGGCCGACCTGATGGGCGATGGAGCGCCGGAGATCCTCTTCCTCTCAGCCAGCAATGCTCTTCACGCCATCGGATTTGATGGCGTCGAAATGGCGGGCTTCCCCCTTTCCTATCCCAATGACTTCGGGAGTACGGGACCTTCCCCGGTTCCGGTGGATCTGGACGGAGACGGGGTAATGGAGATCTTCCTGCCGAGAATTGTCTCGGAAAATGAGGAAACCCATCTTCATCTCATCGACCTCTCCGGAAACGAGCAGCCCGGCTGGCCCATTATCCTGGAAACCAGCATGCAGTCCAGCCCCGTGGTCGGGGATATCGATGGCGATGGCAGCCTGGAGTTTATCATTGGAAGCGAGGATGGGACGGTCTTTGGATTCAATGTGGACGGGAGCATCCAGCCCGGCTTCCCGATCAAGGTGGGCGGGGAAGTCCGTGGCGCGCCGGCCCTCGGGGATCTCGATTCTGACGGGGATGTGGACCTGATTCTGGCCTCCTGGAACCGGGGTGTCTTTGCCTGGGATTTCGAGGGCCGCTTCGACCTTGAGAATTTTCCCTGGCCCACGCAGTCGGGGAACTATCGGAGAACCGGACGCTTGGGCGATGCGGACAGCTTCGACAAGACTCCCCCTCAACTCAGTTTGGCGGTCTTCCAGAATCCCTATCTGGACCAGTACCTCGATCTCTATGTAACGGCCGATGAGGATCTCAAGGTTGAGAGTGTGGAACTCCTGGCCGGCGTAGATACTCTGGAAGTACACGCGGTAAGCGGAGAGGGGGGGCTCTACCGTGCAGATTATGAACTGACGGATGAGGGACTTCTCCATCTGGAAACCTGTGCAGAGGATCTCTTTGGAAATGCCGCATGCGGAGAACTGGAGTTCAGTTCTTCCTTTGTCCTGGCCTCTGAAGGCGTTCATCTTCGCGATGGAATGGCAAGCTTGCTCATCGAGCCGGGAAGTCTCTCGCAGGATCGCTGGTGCCTCATGGTTCAAGAAGACTGTGAGGGTCTGCTGGCAAGGAAGCTGCTGATTCCCGGTTCCGCGGAAGCTTGGCTGGAGCTGTCCTGGTCTGGCGAGCTGGAGGATCCCGGGAATCTGGTGATTCAGGGGCCCGGTGGCGAAGTGCTGGAAACCTATGTGGATCCCCGCAAGCAGACGGCCGGTGCCCGCATTCTCGGGGGAGGCATCTACGAACTTCTCCGGGAGGACGAGGCCGAGTCGCATCTTCTTGACCCCTCGTTTCTGAAGATCTCGCAGAACTATCCGAACCCTTTCAATCCTGCAACCCGGGTGGATTTCGAGCTGAGAAGCCATCAGCGAGTTCGCGCTGATCTTTTCGATCTGAGAGGCCGACGACTGAGAGTTCTTCTCGATGAAACCCTCAGCCCGGGGCAGCACACCTTGCGCTGGGACGGGCGGGACGAGAGAGGCCGGGAAATGAGCAGTGGCCTGTACTTCCTCAGGATTCGAAGTGAGCAGAAAACCCGGAGCCTGAAGATGCTCCTGATTCGATAG
- a CDS encoding glycosyltransferase family 4 protein — protein sequence MKIAMLSEGGNVHTRRWVEYFHAAGDEVLLLTLEPTPSLPVRVERIGRRGKLDFLSYTLSLPRAGKILSDFSPDLVNAHFVPNYGWIAALLGRRPLVVSTWGSDVLSNPRRSVLHRWRAQFVLRKADLLTSDAEMMSEVIRDMIGSASPILTVPMGVDRHFHESANPGEAREKIVLQYRNFEPVYDPKTLIAAIPAFLDDHPDWRFRLAGEGSMRAEMEALAGKLGIAGSVSFLGKLRREELISELRKARIYLSASLSDSSSVSLLEAMSQGAYPVVSDIPANREWLGDGTRALFFPCADSRTLSRRLSEAAALPEDVRLPLLEQNRKLIGETAIWEDNMDRVRKAFLELKESA from the coding sequence ATGAAAATCGCAATGCTCAGTGAGGGCGGCAATGTTCACACCCGGCGATGGGTCGAGTATTTTCACGCGGCCGGCGATGAGGTGCTCTTGCTGACCCTGGAGCCGACTCCGAGTCTTCCGGTTCGCGTGGAAAGAATCGGGAGAAGGGGAAAGCTGGACTTCCTGTCCTACACTCTCTCCCTTCCCCGTGCGGGAAAGATCCTCTCTGACTTCAGCCCCGATCTGGTCAATGCCCACTTTGTTCCGAACTATGGCTGGATTGCCGCTCTTCTGGGCCGCAGGCCTCTGGTGGTTTCGACCTGGGGCAGTGATGTTTTGAGCAATCCCCGTCGAAGTGTCCTGCATCGCTGGCGCGCTCAATTCGTCCTGCGAAAAGCAGACCTTCTGACGAGCGATGCAGAAATGATGAGCGAGGTGATTCGGGACATGATCGGCAGTGCAAGTCCGATCCTCACCGTGCCCATGGGCGTGGACCGCCATTTTCATGAGTCTGCAAATCCCGGAGAGGCTCGTGAGAAGATCGTTTTGCAGTACCGGAACTTTGAGCCGGTCTATGATCCGAAGACCCTGATTGCCGCCATTCCCGCCTTCCTCGATGATCACCCCGACTGGCGCTTTCGTCTGGCCGGAGAGGGTAGCATGCGGGCGGAGATGGAGGCCCTTGCCGGGAAGCTCGGAATCGCTGGCAGCGTGAGCTTTCTGGGGAAGCTGCGAAGGGAGGAGTTGATCTCGGAATTGCGAAAGGCGCGCATCTATCTTTCGGCGAGTTTGTCCGACAGCAGCAGCGTTTCACTGTTGGAGGCGATGAGCCAGGGAGCCTACCCGGTAGTCTCCGACATTCCCGCAAACCGGGAGTGGCTCGGTGATGGCACACGCGCCCTCTTCTTCCCCTGTGCGGATTCACGGACCTTGTCGCGGCGTCTTTCAGAGGCCGCCGCCCTTCCGGAGGATGTGAGACTCCCCCTGTTGGAGCAAAACCGGAAGCTCATTGGCGAGACGGCAATCTGGGAAGACAATATGGACAGGGTTCGCAAAGCCTTCCTTGAACTGAAGGAGTCGGCATGA